Genomic window (Streptomyces sp. NBC_00078):
CAAGGGCATCAACACGCAGGTCGTCAAGGAGGACCGCCCCGAGTTCCGCGGAATGGTGCACACCGTCCGCCACCTCGTGACGGTCGAGGAGGTCGACTGATCATGGCGGAGAACAACCCGCTCAAGATCCACAACCTCCGTCCCGCCCCGGGCGCCAAGACCGCCAAGACCCGTGTGGGTCGTGGTGAGGCGTCGAAGGGTAAGACGGCTGGTCGTGGTACCAAGGGCACGAAGGCCCGTTACCAGGTTCCGGAGCGCTTCGAGGGTGGCCAGATGCCCCTCCACATGCGTCTCCCGAAGCTGAAGGGCTTCAAGAACCCCTTCAAGGTCGAGTTCCAGGTCGTGAACCTCGACAAGCTGGCGTCCCTGTACCCCGAGGGTGGCGAGGTCACCGTCGAGGGTCTGGTGGCCAAGGGTGCCGTTCGCAAGAACAGCCTCGTCAAGGTCCTCGGCCAGGGCGAGATCTCCGTGGCGCTGCAGGTGACGGTCGACGCCGTCTCCGGCTCCGCCAAGGAGAAGATCACCGCCGCAGGCGGCACCGTCACCGAGCTCGTCTGAATTCCTCAGGCGTCTCGATGACGTAAGCACTCCCGACCGGGGATACCTCACACTGAGGTATCCCCGGTTGGTCGTTCCACGGGGAGCAGTGCCGCCGGTAAGGTAGCCTGCACTGTTCTTCTTTGTATCCGTCGAACCTCAAGACCGTCACCCTTGACGCAGTTGCGCGGGGGTCGCAGGAGGCACCGTGCTCACCGCGTTCGCCCGGGCGTTCAGGACGCCCGACCTGCGCAAGAAGCTGCTCTTCACACTCGCCATCATCGTGGTGTACCGGGTTGGTACCCATGTCCCGATCCCCGGCGTCAACTACAAGGCCGTCCAGACGTGCGTTGACCAGGCGTCCGGCACCCAGGGTCTCTTCGGTCTCGTGAACATGTTCAGCGGTGGTGCACTGCTGCAGATCACGATCTTTGCCCTGGGCATCATGCCCTACATCACGGCGAGCATCATTCTGCAGCTGCTGACCGTCGTGATCCCGCGTCTGGAAGCCCTCAAGAAGGAGGGACAGGCCGGTACCGCGAAGATCACGCAGTACACGCGTTACCTGACGGTGGCGCTCGCCATCCTGCAAGGCACCGGCCTGGTGGCCACCGCGCGCAGCGGTGCCCTGTTCGGCAGCTGCTCGGCTGCCAGCCAGATCGTCCCCGACCAGGCGATCTTCACCACCATCACCATGGTCATCTGCATGACTGCCGGTACGGCCGTCGTGATGTGGCTGGGCGAGCTCATCACCGACCGCGGCATCGGCAACGGCATGTCGATCCTGATGTTCATCTCGATCGCCGCGACCTTCCCCTCGGCCCTGTGGGCCATCAAGAAGCAGGGCAAGCTGGCCGACGGCTGGATCGAGTTCAGCACCGTCATCCTGGTCGGACTGGTCATGGTCGGCCTGGTGGTCTTCGTCGAGCAGGCCCAGCGGCGCATTCCCGTGCAGTACGCGAAGCGCATGATCGGCCGCCGTTCCTACGGTGGTACGTCGACCTACATCCCGCTGAAGGTCAACCAGGCGGGTGTGATTCCCGTCATCTTCGCCTCGTCGCTGCTCTACATCCCGGCACTGATCGCTCAGTTCTCGGGGAGCAAGGCCGGCTGGAAGACCTGGGTCGAGCAGAACCTGACCAAGGGTGACCACCCGATTTACCTGGTCAGCTACTTCTTGCTGATCGTTTTCTTCGCGTTCTTCTACGTGGCGATCTCCTTCAACCCCGAAGAAGTCGCCGACAACATGAAGAAGTATGGTGGCTTCATCCCGGGCATCCGGGCTGGCCGACCGACCGCTGAGTACCTGAGCTACGTACTCAACCGGATCACCTGGCCGGGTTCGCTGTATCTGGGGCTGATCGCTCTCGTACCAACGATGGCGTTGGTCGGGTTCGGGGCAACCGGTAACTTCCCCTTCGGCGGGACGAGCATCCTGATCATCGTGGGTGTGGGTCTTGAGACGGTGAAGCAAATCGAGAGCCAGCTCCAGCAGCGCAATTACGAAGGGTTCCTCCGCTGATGCGAATCGTCCTCGTCGGGCCGCCGGGTGCAGGGAAGGGCACGCAGGCCACTCGCCTTGCCGACAAGCTGCGCATCCCGCACATCTCCACGGGCGACCTGTTCCGCGCCAACATCAGCCAGCAGACAGAGCTCGGGAAACTCGCGAAGTCCTACATGGACGCCGGCAACCTCGTCCCCGACGAGGTGACCATCGCGATGGCCAAGGACCGCATGGAGCAGCCGGACGCCGAGGGCGGCTTCCTGCTGGACGGTTTCCCGCGCAACGTCTCGCAGGCCGAGGCGCTCGACGAGCTGCTCAAGACCGAGGGCATCAAACTGGACGCGGTACTCGACCTCGAAGTCCCCGAGGAAGAGGTCGTCAAGCGGATCGCCGGCCGGCGCATCTGCCGCAACGACTCGGCGCACGTGTTCCACGAGACGTACAGCGCGCCGAAGAAGGAAGGCGTTTGCGACGTCTGCGGCGGCGAGCTCTACCAGCGTGACGACGACTCCGAGGAGACCGTGCGCACGCGGCTCGAGGTCTACCACACGCAGACCGAGCCGATCATCGACTACTACAAGGCACAGGGACTGGTCGTCACGATCTCGTCCCTCGGCCCGGTGGGCGAGGTCACGCAGCGGGCGCTGGAAGCCCTCAAGCGCGAGGACGACGGCAAGTAGCCGTCAGCCAGTTACGGCCGTGGCACCCGCAGGGGCGTCACGGCCGTAGTGTTGTGCAGGTAACGATTGACGTGAGTGACGGAGAGCGCAGGCCACCCATGGTGCAGATCAAGACCCCCGAGCAGATCGCCAAGATGCGTGAGGCGGGGCTGGTCGTCGCCGCCATCCACGCGGCCACCCGTGAGGCCGCGGTGCCCGGGGCCACCACCAAGGACCTGGACCAGGTCGCCCGCAAGGTGCTCGCGGAGTACGACGCGAAGCCGAACTTCCTTGGCTACGGCGGCTTCCCGGCCACGATCTGCACCTCCGTCAACGAGGTCGTCGTCCATGGCATCCCCTCCGACGACGTCGTCCTGAAGGACGGCGACGTCATCTCCATCGACTGCGGCGCGATCATCGACGGCTGGCACGGCGACGCGGCGTACACGGCCTTCGTGGGTTCCGGCCACGCCCCCGAGCTGATCGAGCTCTCCCGGGTCACGGAGGAGTCGATGTGGGCCGGCATCGCGGCGATGAAGCAGGGGAACCGGCTCGTCGACGTCTCCCGTGCCATCGAGACCTACATCCGCCGCCAGCCGAAGCCGGGCGGCGGCAAGTACGGGATCATCGAGGACTACGGCGGCCACGGCATCGGCACCGAGATGCACATGGACCCGCACCTGCTGAACTACGTGGAGAAGCGCCGCGGCAAGGGACCCAAGCTGGTCCCCGGTTTCTGCCTCGCGATCGAGCCGATGGTCTCCCTGGGCACTCCCAGGACCGAGGTCCTCTCCGACGACTGGACGGTCATCACCACGGACGGCACCTGGTCCTCCCACTGGGAGCACAGTGTTGCGCTGGCCGAGGAGGGTCCGCTGGTGCTGACGTCTCCCGACGGGGGCAGGGCCAAGCTCGCCGAGCTCGGGATCACGGCTGCGCCGGATCCGCTCGGCTGAGTACCGTTCGAAGCTGCGGCCCGGTGGGGGCTTGTCGCGCCCACCCGGCGGAGCCGCATATCGACGCAGCCCAAGCGCCCCTGAAAGGGCGCTTCCGGCGGTGCGCTCCGAAGTGGGCGCTTAATGATCTCCGCTTCCGGGCACTCTTTCTCGATTCGTCTTTCCGGATGCGCTGACGTAGACTGACTCGTCGGCTCTCGTGCACCCGCATGTCCGCATGCGCCCGTAAGGGAAAAGTGCGGGAGTCGATCAAGGTAGTCGATTCGAAGGGCGAAGCGTGGCC
Coding sequences:
- the rpmD gene encoding 50S ribosomal protein L30, giving the protein MAQLKITQTKSYIGSKQNHRDTLRSLGLKGINTQVVKEDRPEFRGMVHTVRHLVTVEEVD
- the rplO gene encoding 50S ribosomal protein L15, encoding MAENNPLKIHNLRPAPGAKTAKTRVGRGEASKGKTAGRGTKGTKARYQVPERFEGGQMPLHMRLPKLKGFKNPFKVEFQVVNLDKLASLYPEGGEVTVEGLVAKGAVRKNSLVKVLGQGEISVALQVTVDAVSGSAKEKITAAGGTVTELV
- the secY gene encoding preprotein translocase subunit SecY; its protein translation is MLTAFARAFRTPDLRKKLLFTLAIIVVYRVGTHVPIPGVNYKAVQTCVDQASGTQGLFGLVNMFSGGALLQITIFALGIMPYITASIILQLLTVVIPRLEALKKEGQAGTAKITQYTRYLTVALAILQGTGLVATARSGALFGSCSAASQIVPDQAIFTTITMVICMTAGTAVVMWLGELITDRGIGNGMSILMFISIAATFPSALWAIKKQGKLADGWIEFSTVILVGLVMVGLVVFVEQAQRRIPVQYAKRMIGRRSYGGTSTYIPLKVNQAGVIPVIFASSLLYIPALIAQFSGSKAGWKTWVEQNLTKGDHPIYLVSYFLLIVFFAFFYVAISFNPEEVADNMKKYGGFIPGIRAGRPTAEYLSYVLNRITWPGSLYLGLIALVPTMALVGFGATGNFPFGGTSILIIVGVGLETVKQIESQLQQRNYEGFLR
- a CDS encoding adenylate kinase; the encoded protein is MRIVLVGPPGAGKGTQATRLADKLRIPHISTGDLFRANISQQTELGKLAKSYMDAGNLVPDEVTIAMAKDRMEQPDAEGGFLLDGFPRNVSQAEALDELLKTEGIKLDAVLDLEVPEEEVVKRIAGRRICRNDSAHVFHETYSAPKKEGVCDVCGGELYQRDDDSEETVRTRLEVYHTQTEPIIDYYKAQGLVVTISSLGPVGEVTQRALEALKREDDGK
- the map gene encoding type I methionyl aminopeptidase, which translates into the protein MVQIKTPEQIAKMREAGLVVAAIHAATREAAVPGATTKDLDQVARKVLAEYDAKPNFLGYGGFPATICTSVNEVVVHGIPSDDVVLKDGDVISIDCGAIIDGWHGDAAYTAFVGSGHAPELIELSRVTEESMWAGIAAMKQGNRLVDVSRAIETYIRRQPKPGGGKYGIIEDYGGHGIGTEMHMDPHLLNYVEKRRGKGPKLVPGFCLAIEPMVSLGTPRTEVLSDDWTVITTDGTWSSHWEHSVALAEEGPLVLTSPDGGRAKLAELGITAAPDPLG